In a genomic window of Schistocerca gregaria isolate iqSchGreg1 chromosome 5, iqSchGreg1.2, whole genome shotgun sequence:
- the LOC126272942 gene encoding trypsin alpha-4-like, producing MTGIQLAALWLLVTAQLQLVAPRALRLQTRDHGRIVGGSEATIEDFPWTLALLYAGGQSCGASIIGSQWALTAAHCFVFPQVEVYSVRAGSSSRGSGGTVLYLAELYEHELHDDTSGDYDITVIRTADPFPLGTNVAVANLPEDGYDPPAGLAVTVTGWGDTETGDTPDTLRKVDISVMDRSACDGISPIGREVTPRMLCAGEAGKSVCYGDSGSPLVSGSTQVGIASWGSNDCEAAGAVYVNVGNLRSWITSISGV from the exons ATGACAGGCATCCAGCTGGCCGCGCTGTGGCTGCTGGTGACTGCGCAGCTGCAGCTGGTGGCGCCGCGGGCGCTGCGCCTGCAAACGCGGGACCACGGCCGCATCGTCGGCGGCTCCGAAGCCACTATCGAGGACTTCCCGTGGACGCTGGCCCTGCTCTACGCCGGCGGACAATCGTGCGGGGCCTCCATAATCGGCTCCCAGTGGGCGCTGACCGCAGCCCACTGCTTCGTGTTCCCGCAGGTCGAGGTCTACAGCGTGCGCGCCGGCTCCTCCAGCCGCGGCAGCGGCGGCACCGTGCTGTACCTGGCCGAGCTCTACGAACATGAACTACACGACGACACCTCTGGCGACTACGACATCACAGTCATACGG ACTGCCGATCCGTTCCCACTGGGCACCAACGTGGCTGTCGCGAACCTTCCAGAGGACGGGTACGACCCTCCAGCCGGCCTCGCGGTCACAGTGACCGGTTGGGGAGACACGGAGACGGGCGACACACCGGACACGCTGCGCAAAGTGGACATCAGCGTCATGGACCGCTCCGCCTGCGACGGTATTTCGCCCATCGGTCGCGAAGTGACCCCGCGCATGCTGTGCGCCGGTGAGGCAGGCAAGAGCGTGTGCTACGGGGACTCCGGGAGTCCACTCGTAAGCGGCAGCACGCAGGTGGGCATAGCGTCGTGGGGGAGTAACGACTGCGAGGCTGCGGGCGCTGTCTACGTCAACGTGGGCAACTTGCGCTCCTGGATTACCAGTATCTCTGGCGTCTGA